GTGTCATGGTCGGGATATGGACGCGCAGAACGAAGCCCTTTGTGCGACCCGCGACTACAGCGACTTCCGCATACAGGTGGCCGACGCGGGACAGAGTTCGTCGAACTCGGTCGTCCCCCGGATCGCGGCGGGCGCGTCGGTGCGATCGATCTCCACGTACCCGTGGGTCGCGAAGAACTCGGGGGCGGTCGTCGTGAGCAGGTACAGTGCGTCGATCCCGTCGCCCCTGGCAGTGGCCTCCAGCGCCTCGTAGAGCGCCGTTCCGAGTCCGTTTCCGCGGGCCGACCGTTCGACGACGAGCGATCGGAGCAGTCCGTCGATCCCGTACGGTTCGATGCCACCGACGCCGATCGGATCGTCGCCGTCGTACCCGACGTAGAAACACTCGGGTTTCGATCGCACGTCCGCCGACGGTAGGTCGTTCTCCGTCAGCAGGGTTTCGACGTACGGAAGCGTACTCTCGTCGGCCCGCTGGAGCGTAATCGGTCCGTCGCTCATGCCCGAGCTATCCACTGGCACGGTTATGACGTTTTTGACGGGCGAGTCGAACCCGACTCCGCCACCGGAGAAGCCACTATACCAGCCGATCGACGGCCCACGAGGCCCGCTCGCGGACGTTCGGGTCCGGATCGTCGCGTTCGACGGTCGCGAGTCGATCGGCCGCCTCGTCGACGCCGCCGTGGCCGAGCGCGAGACACGCGTTCGCCCGGACGTGTGCGTGGTCGTCGTCGAGCAACGCGAACAGTTGCTCTCGTGCTGGCTCGACGGCCGATTCGACTCCGGCGGCCACGCGGGCGATCGTGACGGCGGCGTTCGCGCGCGTGTTCGGATCGTCGCTCTCGAGTGCCGTCGCAATCTGCGGACACGCGTCCTCGACCGCCGACGGGTTGTGGTGGGCGACGTCGCCGAGACAGCCGATCGCGTTGTTCCTGAGCGTCCCGTCCTCGTGATCGATCAGCGCTACGGCGTCGTCGACGAACTCGAGTGACGGCGTGCCCGCATCCGATCGGGCGAGCCGTCCGAGGGCGGACAGGGCAGACACCCCGTTCGCCTCCGGCTCCGTCGCGAGTGCGTCCGTCAGGAGCGGGACTGCAGGTTCGACCGCCGCCGGGTGTTCGATCGACAGGGTCGCGAGTAGGCGCAGTCCCCAGCGATCGTACCCCTGACGCTCCTCGAGCACGTCGACGATCGCGTCAGCGTGATCGACGACGGCCTCCGGTCGCTCCGTCGCGACGGCCTCGAGACAGCGCAGCAACTCCCGCGTCGCCGGGTCCGTCCCGTTGTCGACGGCGAACGAGACGATTTCGTCGACCGACGGTGCGACGTCGGCGGCCGATTCTTCGGCGAGTTCGGCCAGGGTGAGTGCGATCGCGTCGTGGAACTCGATCGACGGCCGACCGAGTAACGCCCGGAGTTTCGGCACGGTCGGGAGACAGAGCGACGGCTCCTCGTCGATCGTCTCTCGAATCCGCCGGACGGCTCGCCGTTGACTGGTCGGGTCGCGGTCGTCGAGTTGTGCGAGCACCGACGGCAGGTCGAACGCGTCCGCGTCGCGACTCCCCTCGACGGCCTCGCCCCCATCTCCATCCATTGCACTCGCTTCATGTTCGATAGGCAGTAAAAGTTCTCCGACAGTTTTGTTCGGACAGGCGCGATCGGATTTTACGGTCTGAGCGGGCGAGTGCCCCGGACTCGACCCCGGGCGGTTCACCCCCGCCGACGGCGGCGAGAAACGAATTTCGAAAATCGGCTCGAAGATGGCCGCCAATCCCGGCTCGGCGACGATTCCCGGCGCGATGCTGGTCCCGGAGATCCAGATCTGGCAGGTCGTCAGGTACAGTTCGAGATCGTCGGTCATCTCCCACGCCCGTCGAAGCCCCGGCGTATCGAACTCCGATTTCTGGTACCGTCGGGCACGCGTCAGGCCGAGTTCGATGGCGACGAAGTAAGCGTTTATCGGGATGACCAAGACGCCGGCAATCAGTCGCCCGGTGATTTCGAGCGAATCCGTCGTCGAACTGTACCATCGACAGACGCAAATCAGTGGCTGCTCTCAGGCGAGCCACTCGTCGGGTTTCGTGTCGTAGTCGACGTCGTCGGCGGCGAGGTGTTCGACCTCCTCCCAGGGGACGTCCTCCATCGTGACCTCGTCGCCGTCGTACCGGAGCAACTTGCCGCGCTCTTCCGGCTCCGGCTCGCGATTGCGACGCTTGGCGACCTCGATGTCGTGGTCGTCGACCTCCTTGACGATCGTCAGCAGGTTCACCGGCCGCCCCCACAGCTCGAAGATCCGTTTGAGCGTCTCCCGGGCCTGTCCCAGGTCGAGCATGACGCCGTTGTACTGGTGGCCCAGCAGGAGTTCGTTGGCGTTGTTGTAGTTGCCGTCGTAGACCGCGATCGTCGGCTTCCCGAAGTTGGTGAACTGGAGGAGGAGCTTCTTCTTCACGTCGTCGGCGGCGTCGCTGGCCACGTGGAACTGGCCGGTCGCCTCGGAGTGTTCGTACGTGAAGTAGTCGTTCTCCGTGATGAACTCCTCCGTGAGGAATTCGTCGAGGAAGGTGACGTCGTTGTGACTCTCGCGCACGTCGAACATCCGGTCCCAGCCGGCGGCGAACTCCACATCGTCCAGCGCCTCCTGAACCGAGGAGTACCGCGCGTCGTCGAACAGGTACCGGCCGATCCGCTCGAGTTCGTTCTGGTTGATCCGCCCGAGGAAGCCCCGGTGCTGGCGCTTGACCAGCGAGTAGTGGCGGCGGGCCAGCCCCTCGTAGGTGAGCACCTTCCAGGGGTATTTCTCGACGTCGATCTCGCCCGCACGGGCACGCTCGAGCGCGTCGTGGTCGATCCACCGTTCCGGGACGTCCTCGAGTTCGTCGAGGGTCTCCGGACCGATCGTATCGAGCGCCTTCGGCGGTTCGAGCGTCTCGAGTACCTCGTCGAAGTCGACGACGTCCGTCAAATTCCGCCACGAAATTCCCTCGACGCGGAGCAGTCGCTCCAGCACTTCCCGTCGGTTCGTCGTGTTCTCGACGTACTCCCAGAGTTCGAAGCCGAGGCTGTAGGGATTGAGTCCGGGCGAGGCGAGCACCTTCGCCATGTGATCGGCGTAGTTGAGGAACTCGTCGTCGCCGGCGAAGGCCTCGTCGGCCATCATCAGCGACTCCCAGTAGGCCGCCCATCCCTCGTTCATGACCTTCGTCATCTTCTGGGCGGCGAAGTAGTACGCTTCCGCCCGCATCATGTCGAGGATGTCGCGCTGCCACGGCTCCATCTCGACCCCGCGGCCGGCCTCCTCGTCGTACTGTTTGCCGTACTCGCGGACGAACGCGAGGACGTCCTTCTGGGGCTCTTCCGGGAAGTTCACCGGGCCGTCCTCGGCCTCGAGTTTCTCGACCCACTCGTCGTCGAACACTTCGCCCTTGATCTCGTCGGAGAGGTCGAGTTCGTCCAGTTTCTCCGCGAGGTCCTCGTCGATCTTCTCGACCGGCCCGTCGATGTCGAGTCGTCGCTCGAACACCCGGTGCTGGTCGATGTTGTCCTCCAGCGAGAGACAGTGATCGACCCACTTCTCGACCTCGGCTCGATCGATCTCGGGATCGGACATGTACTCGTCGATCGCGCGGGCGTGGCGTTCGAGCATGGCCGCGGCGTTGACCTGCGCCTCGTCGGCCTGGCCGCGCGTGAACAGGCCGAACCACTCGTTGTTCGAGAAGAAGTCGGAGTGGGCCTCGACGTGGGTGATGACGGCCTTCTGGTCGGCTAGCGTGTTCGACTCCTGGAGGAAGGCGTGGGCCGGGTTGTCGTTGTTGACGATCTCGAAGGCCTTGCCGCCGCTGTACTGGCCCTGCTTTTGCTGTTTGTCGTACTGCATTCCCCACCGCCAGTGCGGGTACCGCGACTGGAACCCGCCGTAGGCGATGAGTTCGTTCATCTCGTCGTAGTCGACGATCCAGTACTTGACCGGGTACGGTTCGAGGCCGAGCTTCTGGGCCAGGTTCCTGGCCTCCGTCACCGGTTCCTCGAGATCGGTCGCGATCGCCTGTTTGCGGAATCTATCCGAATTACTCATCTTCTTCACCCTCCGTCGAGAGGATCTCGTAGATCGCGTCGGTCACGTCCGCTTTGCCGTTGACGTAGGCCACTGCGACGTCGTCGGAGTCGGTGCCGAAGTACCGTTCCAGTTCCTCGGCGTGGGTGGCGTTGATCGCGTTGCCGCTCGGCTGGGTTTCCACGTAGGCGTGGAGGTTGGCCGGAATCTCCTCCATCAGCGGAATGACCCGTTCCTCGGTGTCGTTGCTCGAGTTCTCGGAGTCGCCCGCCGCGAAGACGTACCGGTTCCAGTCGTTCCAGGGGTACTCCTCCAGCAGTTGTTCGGCGAGTTCGTATGCGCTCGAAATCTTCGTCCCGCCACCGCTGCGGATGCCGAAGAACTCGTCGCGTTCGACCTGCCACGCGTCGGCGTCGTGGGCGATGTAGACGAACTCGGCGTTGTCGTACTTGCCCTGGAGGTACCAGTCCAGCGGCGTGAACGTCCGCTCGACGAGTTCGCGCTTCTTCTCGCGCATCGAACCCGAGACGTCGCGGATGTTGACGACGACGACGTTCTTCTCTTTCTCCTCGATGATCTCCGGGTAGCGGTAGCGTTCGTCCTCCCGGCGGAAGGGGACGTGTTTGATCCCCTCCCGGCGGATCTGCTGCTGGACGGTCTGGCGCTCGACGTTCTCCTCGAGTTCCTCGATCGAGGCCCACGCGTCGCGCTCGTCCTCGGGAACCTCGTCGTAGGCCTCCTCGATCCAGGCCATCGAGACCGGAATGTTCTCGCCGCGGGCCCACTCGAAGACGTCTCGGGGTCCGAATCCCTCGACCTTGCAGACCTCTTCCAGGAACTCCTCGTCGAAGTCCATCGCGAGTTTGCGTTTGAGCCCCTCCTTGAACATCCGCTCGAAGTCGAGCGTGCTGTCGGGGCCGGTTCGGGTGAGGTCCGTAAAGGGACCCTCCTTCTCCTCGATGACCTTCTTGCCCTTCGGGTCGAGGTCGAGGCCGAGTTCCTCGTCGAGTTCCTGGGCGAACTCTTCGGGGTCCATCTCGTAGTACTCGTGCTCGCCGCCGTCCTCGCCGGGTTCGTCGCCGTCGCCGTCGTCGTCGCCGGGCTGTGGCTGGGGCTGTCCGACCGGCTGGCCGACGTCGGGGGTGTCGCCGTCGCCCTGACCGACGCCACCCTGGTCGCGCTGATCGTACTCGAACTCCGGGAGCGAGACGATCTTGACCGGGATGTTGATCTCGCCGGGTTTGCTGCGTCCGAGGTCGCCGTACTGGATGAAATCGGCGAGGTCCTCGCGGCGCTCCTCGCCGACTTCACGGAATCGTTCGAGGTCGTCTCTCAGTCCCATCTGTATGACACCTGTCCCATGACGTGTCTGCTGGTCAGTTCGGCCGACGCCTTCGAGTAATCGAAGAGGTCGACCATCGTCTCGATCGTGTCTTCCTTGACGGTCGCGGTCTGGGTCCCGCTCGGGGGGTCGTCCCACTGGCGCGGGTCGAAGTCCTCGAACGTGCGTTCGACGTCGTCCCAGTCATGGCTCTCGAGGACGGTCTTGATGACCGGAATCGCCGTCAGGTCGACGTCCTGCACCGAGAAGTCCTCGTCGCGGTGTTCCCACGCGTGGCGATTCAGCGACGTGATCACCTTCTCGCGCCGGAAGTTCCGCACGCTCTCGCGCGGGAGGTTCCCGTCGTAGTCGTCCTCGGAGAACCGGCCGAGGTGTTCGATCTCGAACAGCTTCATCTTCAGCGGATCCGGCTCGACCCGTTCGCCGCGGTCGTTGTACAGCGGCTCGTCGGTCTCCCACGCGTAGGTGTGTTCGACGTACTCCTCGACGGTCTCCTCGTCGACCCGTTTCTCGTGCATGATCGCCTCGATGACGTCCGACTCCTGCTGGTCGAAGATGTAGTTCTTCACCGGCACCACGCGGTTCTCGAACTCCGTTCGCTCGCCGGTCGAGAAGACCGGGGCGTCGGCCATCCCTTCGGCCATCCCGTTCAGCACGTCGCGAGGCATGACCACGTCCTCGACCGGCAGGTCGGGGTGGTGGCGGTCCTGGTCCGTCCGGAGCAGTTCCGCCAGGGTGTCCCGCGTGTAGGTGACGGGGACGCCGTGTTCGCCGTCGTGGCCGTCGTCGGCGAAGTCGAACTCGTCTTTCTCCCGGCGAGTGTCGCCTTCCTGGAGGAATCCCTGGTCGTAGATCAGGGCCTTGTCGACGAGGTCCAGCCCGTTCGGCAGGTCCTCCTCGTCGAGTCGAGTGGCGACGGCGTACAGTGCGGCCGCCTCGATCGCGTGGGGCGCGAACTCCTGGTCCCTGGCCTCGCCCTCCTGATCTTTCACCGTCACCGTCACCGGCTCGCGGATGCGATCGGCCAGTTCGTCGTAGCTCTCCGCGGTCCAGACCTCCGTCTCGTTCGTGAGTTCGCGCCGAATGAGTTCACACTCCAGCGAGAGGTTGGTCAGGTAGCCGAACTGGT
The nucleotide sequence above comes from Halosolutus halophilus. Encoded proteins:
- the arsN2 gene encoding arsenic resistance N-acetyltransferase ArsN2, which codes for MSDGPITLQRADESTLPYVETLLTENDLPSADVRSKPECFYVGYDGDDPIGVGGIEPYGIDGLLRSLVVERSARGNGLGTALYEALEATARGDGIDALYLLTTTAPEFFATHGYVEIDRTDAPAAIRGTTEFDELCPASATCMRKSL
- a CDS encoding SpoVR family protein, whose protein sequence is MSNSDRFRKQAIATDLEEPVTEARNLAQKLGLEPYPVKYWIVDYDEMNELIAYGGFQSRYPHWRWGMQYDKQQKQGQYSGGKAFEIVNNDNPAHAFLQESNTLADQKAVITHVEAHSDFFSNNEWFGLFTRGQADEAQVNAAAMLERHARAIDEYMSDPEIDRAEVEKWVDHCLSLEDNIDQHRVFERRLDIDGPVEKIDEDLAEKLDELDLSDEIKGEVFDDEWVEKLEAEDGPVNFPEEPQKDVLAFVREYGKQYDEEAGRGVEMEPWQRDILDMMRAEAYYFAAQKMTKVMNEGWAAYWESLMMADEAFAGDDEFLNYADHMAKVLASPGLNPYSLGFELWEYVENTTNRREVLERLLRVEGISWRNLTDVVDFDEVLETLEPPKALDTIGPETLDELEDVPERWIDHDALERARAGEIDVEKYPWKVLTYEGLARRHYSLVKRQHRGFLGRINQNELERIGRYLFDDARYSSVQEALDDVEFAAGWDRMFDVRESHNDVTFLDEFLTEEFITENDYFTYEHSEATGQFHVASDAADDVKKKLLLQFTNFGKPTIAVYDGNYNNANELLLGHQYNGVMLDLGQARETLKRIFELWGRPVNLLTIVKEVDDHDIEVAKRRNREPEPEERGKLLRYDGDEVTMEDVPWEEVEHLAADDVDYDTKPDEWLA
- a CDS encoding adaptin domain-containing protein; protein product: MDGDGGEAVEGSRDADAFDLPSVLAQLDDRDPTSQRRAVRRIRETIDEEPSLCLPTVPKLRALLGRPSIEFHDAIALTLAELAEESAADVAPSVDEIVSFAVDNGTDPATRELLRCLEAVATERPEAVVDHADAIVDVLEERQGYDRWGLRLLATLSIEHPAAVEPAVPLLTDALATEPEANGVSALSALGRLARSDAGTPSLEFVDDAVALIDHEDGTLRNNAIGCLGDVAHHNPSAVEDACPQIATALESDDPNTRANAAVTIARVAAGVESAVEPAREQLFALLDDDHAHVRANACLALGHGGVDEAADRLATVERDDPDPNVRERASWAVDRLV
- a CDS encoding YeaH/YhbH family protein; amino-acid sequence: MGLRDDLERFREVGEERREDLADFIQYGDLGRSKPGEINIPVKIVSLPEFEYDQRDQGGVGQGDGDTPDVGQPVGQPQPQPGDDDGDGDEPGEDGGEHEYYEMDPEEFAQELDEELGLDLDPKGKKVIEEKEGPFTDLTRTGPDSTLDFERMFKEGLKRKLAMDFDEEFLEEVCKVEGFGPRDVFEWARGENIPVSMAWIEEAYDEVPEDERDAWASIEELEENVERQTVQQQIRREGIKHVPFRREDERYRYPEIIEEKEKNVVVVNIRDVSGSMREKKRELVERTFTPLDWYLQGKYDNAEFVYIAHDADAWQVERDEFFGIRSGGGTKISSAYELAEQLLEEYPWNDWNRYVFAAGDSENSSNDTEERVIPLMEEIPANLHAYVETQPSGNAINATHAEELERYFGTDSDDVAVAYVNGKADVTDAIYEILSTEGEEDE